The window ATAGCGGGCGTGTGTGATTAGCTGTCTGTCTCAGGTTTCTCTCCATTTGCTGTCTTTCTAAATCTACCATTTGCTAATACCTGACACCAGATCAGCTTCACATTCTGGGAGAGATCAAGAAAGAGACGGGGGTTTCCTCAGGCCAGTGTTACCGTTTACACAAGagctagattaaaaaaattcacAGAAAGGGCGGCCAGTACCACAAACACATTGAGACGATTGCATCATATACACAGTACGGCATTTATAGGCTGTTATTTCCCTGTAAAACTCAAACCTTTTTCGACCTGTAGCCAGTGCGTTTGTACATTTCCTCATTTGTGTTGGCATCAAAGCTCTGTCATTAACAAAGATGTGAGACGCTCTTGGACAAAAGCCAGTTTTCAGTAATTGTTGGAATGCTGTGGTCAAGATCATGGGTTACATTCCCACAATTTATTTTTCCTTAAAATTTCGCAACAGTACTCTTATTCTTATCACTGCTACTAGTTAGTACCTATCCCTGCTCAGATTGTGTATTTACAGATCGTGCAGCTCCATCTCTTGTCTCCCTCTTTACATTCCTTATGTGCAGTAAAATCTCAGTTTCTGTCATCTTTTCGAGGCAGTTTTAGAATAAAGTGTCAACCTTCACAAAAAATCTGGCCTCCTTTAAATCTGTGAGCATTGATTGCAAACGTATGAGCATTTTTTTGTGTTGCTACTGCTTTTTTTCACAATTAATTCAGTTTGCAGAAACCAGGCTGGGGTTGAAGTTTAAACATCACTGCCGTGGTACATAGTGTAAAATTATTCTTAGTCCTTTCTACAGAACAATCAGCCACAGTGAACTTTGTGTTAACATTTAACAGACACAGTCTCCTAATCTAGTTTCTACTTCATGCTTGTTGCCATGGTAGCAAATCTCTCTTTGCTGTATGGCTGACTTGGGGCCACCTACCAACTGGGCTTTTGCTCAGTTTTAGTGGCGTTCATCAGACTGAGTTAAGTCCGTCTGCAAACATTTCACCTACATGCTGaaagtttgtttctgtttgcttCAAGTAAATGTCCACAGAGCTCATCCATGTCAGggcagatgatgttttcagtgACGGTGTTGATAAGTGAGGTCCTTTTATAGAGTGAAATATGTGCGTTTTGAAGGATGACTGCAGACATTTCTGCGACCAACAgtgtattaaaaaaagataCAGTTTTCCAGTCTGTGTGACTATCTGTGTGCCGAGTGTCTGCACACTGGAGCCCTGAGCTGCATTCTCTCCCAGCCCCCCACCCCACTCTCTGCTGCTAATCACACTGAGGACCTTTCAAGTGGACTGTGATTAGATTGTACAGGCATCCACTGCTTCTGCTGCCATATAAGTGTGAAAGAGATAAAAAGAGAAGGAATGAGGTCGAGATTTTATTCTAATCCCGACTCGAATGCTGCGGTATGAGACAAAGTTTCATGCACAGGGGCCACTGCTGTTGTGGAAAATGCGACTCGTGGTTTTGTGACATTAAACCTTTAAATCTCCGCAGATAAACGATGGCTTACTCATGAGCGCCTCTATCGTTGGTGTGGTACCTCTCTTTGTGTGCCTGTACGTTTCAGCCTTGACAGATTATGCTAAATTATGTAAAAAATGAAAGATAGAACTGTGAGATTAATGTTGTATGTGCCGGCCAGGGAGAAAACGGATAAACTTACTGTATGTATGGGAAGCGATGATTGCTCTTCCTGGAATATGCAGTCTTTTACCATGTGTTCCAATATTAAAAGAAATGACTGCAGTTCATGTCTGATTTACAATGAACTGTGTTTTGCCTCACTTGTTGTACGGCTCTGCGAACGGCTGTCCAGATGCAGCTCCAAAAATTTTTTGATAGATGACCAGAAAAATCTGCATTCATTGAAGAAATCATAACTTATGTAGATGAACTGTTAACTTTTTCTCCAGTTCCAGTTTGGAAATGGATTGTAGTCtgtccattttttatttattttttttgggggggggggggggtttatggCCAAATACAATTTGAACTGACTCTGATTTATTGTACGATGTTgtcttaaaataaaaataattaaaaaaaattctcacCAGTCTACACACAGCTCAGTCTACACTGAGCTTTTGTGAGTCCCACTTGAGTCATTGCTTATTGGGACGCTTCAACAACTGAGCAATGAGATGAGCCTCATGAATGAGAAACTGTGAACTAGTTCCTCTGTGACATGTAAGAGCAGCGCTCACTGCAGCACTCCATCACTCTGGCCTTCATGAAGGAGTCAAGTCATTCCTCACTATAAGTGGATGATAGCCTGCTGGCAATTACCCGAAGAGAACTTGAACGGCTGTCAGACCACGAGAGTCTAGCTCCTCCCATCTGATAAAAGATTGATTAATTAAATTGGCAGCAGTTTCCAGCTGCCAATGGTGTTTGCCAAAAACAAGGCACCCCATTAAAATCATTCCTAAAGCCAGCCATAGATGTGGCTGCATCATTCTTTGGACATGTTTTTATCTACCAGAGCTAAAAGACCCTTTGAAATAGAGGGAAATAATACAAGTTAAACTAAACAAAGACCCAAAGCATACTGCGGATTGGAACAGGTTTTTGAAAGTCCTGAAGTGAACCAACCAGAGGTACTTAAACTTAGTAAGGCATCAATGGAGATACTTAAAAGAGAATAGCTGTGCACTGAAGCCTCCCAACCAGCCTGGTTATCTTGAACCTTTCTACCGAGAGGAATGGGACAAACTTCTAAAGGACACATGAAAAATTTCTTCTGAAAAAAGGCTTCACAAGGCTGTTGCTTTCTCTCCGTGGAAAATTTTGTGTATACTAAGGAGGTATCAACTAAATCAGTCTTAAGATTTCACGATACACAACGTGGAGAAATCGAAGATTTCTGAAAACTTTACATTAGCACCGTATACCTGCCAGCTAACACACTATGAACATTATGTCTGCTTCGCGCTTCACACTCTGTCATGCCACAAGAGATATTTAGAAGTTATCTGGCAGTGGTTCAGAGAAGACAAGTGCGACAACTTTGACAATGGAGAAGTTGTTACAAGTGCAATTTTCCACTCCCTCAAGCCTTCAGGATGCAAAAACAAAGCAGCTAAACTGACTCTACGgcaatttaaatgaatacaaaCTGACTGGTCAATGGTTAAACTGTTTCATTCTTTTCTTCTGCCCATGTAGTGGTACATTCCCAGGAGAACTCCCAGGCCAGTCCATCAGCAGTGAAACGGGGCATCGAGTGCCTCAGATGTAGGGGCTCATGCAAAGGAGAGGTGCTGCGAGTCCAGAGCAGCTACTTCCACTTAAAATGTTTCACATGCAAGGGTGAGTGAAGTCAATATGCAGATGGGGAGCAGATCACCTCTTACATAAAAGAAACTGCTTCACCTGTCACTAATAACTGACACAATGgttacaaaatgaaaaaaaaaagtaataggCTACAATTAAATTTGATAATacttaattcaatcattgtataCCTTTTAGGTATCATTATTTTAGGTATTATAAATAAGATCTAACAAGTGAATAGTCATAGtctcacagtccaaaaacatgcttgTTAAGTGAACTGGTGATTTGAATTgactgagtgtgagcatgcaggGTTATTTCTGTCCAGGTTGCACCCTGCCTCTCATCCTGTGACaactgggacaggctccagtccccctgtgacccagaccagcataaattggttatgaaaaaaaaatgtattcattttctaGTCCTTGTAGAGTATCCTTTTAGATTACCTCACAACAATGTTTTCAGCAGAATATGCTGACTATGTATCGCTCATCAGATGCCATCGAATTTGAACTCATTAGAAAACTTTAAACATCCACACTGGGCTCTTGTAAGGTCCTCCTCGCTTTTCAGCGACCATTCACTAGAGTTACTCTGCTTCACAGAGGACATATTTGCTCAGCAACCTATTGTCCCCACTAATCAAACCTGACAACTCTCTCATGTTGCTGCCTTCTCACCACATTGTGGTGATGTTTACAGCGCAGAGGAGACAAAGAGACTTTCAGGGAAGAAAACTTGCTGTGTTGTAACCAGGGGGATGACTTGAATTTGTGGGCAAGGAAAATATTAGTTTTATTATTGGAAGTAGTTTGAAATCGGATGATCATCATACGACGGCTTAATCTAGCCTTGATTTATTTTCCACGTTTGCGGTAGCTCTACGCCTTTGTATGTTAACGATTCCAGTTCCTGTGGTTTGAGAACATATAGACAATCAATCAGTGAAGACCAGCAAACTTGTTTTCAGTGTGAGTGACTGACAGTGGGACAGGAATAGAGCAGTGTAAATCTGTCTTTGGCGTCTTAGTGCATTCTGCTGTGGCAGGCTTAGAGCGACAGAGTGGGTTTGGCCATATCAAATGTCCCCAAACAAGCTGAAAGAACACAGCACATCCTGTCAGTAACTTGTCACTTTGCTGATCagtatacacacatacacacacatgcactcaaaCAGATGTGTATACCAACTCAAATGCACACCAAGGCATGAACACTTAAGAGAATTTGGTCGAATTAGAGGTTTCCGACAACCCAAAAAATATTCATCTCATCCCTTTTATGGATAATGTAGATTGATGATGGCTTACAGCCCCGATTAGGATCATTTGGAATTTTGTTATACAATCTCTGGTTACAGAGCGATGATTCATTTGATTCTTGATTGTGGCCAAAAACTTcacagtgaaaaagaaaaaaataggaaaaaaaacatcagttcAATCATAATTAGAACATGTTTGAACAAGTCTGGTGTATCAGATTAACTTACAAATGACAAAAGCACacaacaaacagacacacatcaAATGAAGTGCCAAACAAATTGCAACCAGAgcaaatcagattttttttaaaactgaattaaGATAATGCTATTACAGGTTCAAAAGTTTAGCATATATCTATCTGCTTTATTCCGTATGATGGGAACACGGTTATTGAATGAGGCGGGAAAATTGCCGTCTgatttgtttttgcatttaGTAAGTGGGCTTGAAACCAGACACAAGCAACGATGTGTTGTCTTACTTGATGGAATTCTGGGTCCATTCATCTGCTCTGCTAGCTTATACCTTGAGGTGGAAAGTTAAGACTAGTTCAGGTTTTTCAAGTGGCAGCAGAAGAGTCAGCCGATCAGATCGCCTGACTCaaaatagccgctttcggacagagccgttctaagaacgcagttatcagaactgtcctactcgaatttcgttctgataactatccttccccagcggaactgtttcagtctgcattcgcacatgagtcgggaccaggtcgggactgatgcgccgcgcgcagccgtctgcgtcagtgacgtgttacatTAGCCGTTTTGCGCCACAttgaacaacaaaacaaaacaaaacaaaacccggtaaaagtaaggagagaagaaaaaaacaccacaaagacgctaatatggagagcggggaggccaccgtgttcatggtctgcatgatggtgatattaatcatggacgatcacatcaggcgtctaatatcgaggctggaagagcacacagagagagtcaggatcgagcgcaggcgatacttcttcgtttcatgaaggaaggagagcagagcgctgcagacaaaggagacaacgtttgagtttaacttattaaacacgcgcaggttgtgtctgtgtcgtatgagtaaacatttcagccgtgacagcatgacatggggcgtagctaccaaccaccaaacacctccgtcagatgtgttcctatagaacccagaacagacccagcctcggagaaggagctgaaagggttctaggaactgagggagatggtcccgagttcctgtatgtccgaatgcgggagaaaacggcccccgcggattaaaaggttattagaactgccaaaggttcctacagtccgaaagcggcttatgtgtCTGATCTCATGACTGATTGTCATTACAATCAGAGCAATAGTTTAAGCATCACCAATGGTAGGCTTGCAAGTGTTTTTTGTGGCAATCTTTCAGGTCTTCATTgggaaatgtttttgtttatccTGCAAAAAAGCTCTTTGTTCCAGAAGATTCTTTGGCAGTCTTGCATGAATTGCTATGGTGGGGGGCGATTATAAAACCTTAAGCGTATACTTCCCATGGCTGTCCACTGTAGATTTGGAGTTGTATTTAGGATGATTCTCCTGTTGTGGAAACCAtctatagctttttttttttaccaatgtTGCAATGTTTCATTCAAGAATCTGATGCCTTTTTAAATTAGTTTAATCGactctgctttttgctgtgcGGCAACACAAGTCCATTAGACGATCAGTCTAGTTGAAAAGGTGTTCTTTCCATTTCCTTTCCCGAAGTCTACAGTTTTATGGAGagccattacattcaaaatgaaatgaataaatagtACAGAAGTACAGAGATGGATAAATATACCATGAAATTAATAACATGTCAATGAagtagatttgaaaaaaaatcattaaaatgtCAGTTTGTCAATGGTCAatggacactttttttttgtcttttcaaaatggcgtttttatttattcatctccATGCATCTCTTTggaaaaaaaggcaaataaaaAGCGCCGCCGGATAAATGTTTTAGATAAAACACCAGGTTTATTCAGATTGACAGACTTCTTAATACTGAATTTTGTGGCTTCAGAGATGTGATCTGCTGCTCCCTATGcaattgtgtgtgtttgtacagtGTGTGGCTGTGACCTGGCTCAGAGTGGCTTCTTCATGAGGAATGGAGACCACCTCTGCCCGCTGGACTTCCAGCGGCTTCATGGCACAATTTGCAACAATTGTGGGGACTTTGTAGAGGGGGAGGTGATCACAGTCTTGGGGAAGAACTACCACCCGGCCTGCTTTGTTTGCACCACTTGCAAGTAATTCCAAACATTTTGACATTTCTAGATATGCAGACGTGTTATGCACTTGTGTGGCCGAcctctgtctttttctctgcttttcagGCATCCCTTTCCGGCTGGGGACTGTGTCACCTTCAGGGGCAGAGAGTGCCTCTGCCAGCGTTGTATTGAACCCGTGTCTCCTTCCAGTCATATCAGTTGTACCAATAGTGAGTGCACTTTAATCCACTCTCTAACCAGAAACATTTGATCCAATGCTCATATCAAAAAATATTTATCTATGAGATCAAACGCAAGGATTCCCTGGAGTCCCAATCAGAGGGTGGATTATATTGCAAACACCTGCCAGCTGGGTTTTCTGAGCAGCTGCCTGATTATTTTGTTTACCCCAGTCGGGCCAACACCACATCTGTCTCAATAcaggaaaaaatatttatacttCTCTGCAGGTGTCACGTTTGATTACATTTCAATAGGAATCTGTCTAAAGCGGGGGGGGGGTTACCTGTTATGTCCAAACACTGTCACCTTTGTCAGGAATGCATCCCAAGCAGTCACTCTGTTCCACTTCTAACCTCCTACTGCTGCAAAaagttccttttttaaaaacattgtgAGTTGACTTTACATTACGATCTTGTCACCATCCGCTGAAGATTGCATGTAAATAGCAGAGATCAAAAGAAGACTTAGACTCAGTCTGACCGATGAAGAGATCTATTTACAGATtatccaaaacaaaaaagatatcACTGCTTGTTAAGAAAATGACAGGAAAAGGTACTGTGCTTGTCTAAAGCTGTTGTTATTGGAACAGATTAGTTTAGCTTGCACATGTACTGTATTTCCAGACATGAATATGTATGCGTGTGTTGTCAGGTTGCACTGGCTGTGGTAGAGAGATCAAGAATGGCCAGGCTCTGCTAGCTCTGGGTGGCCAGTGGCACCTTGGCTGCTTCAAGTGTAAAGCCTGCAGGAAAGTCCTGAGTGGAGAATACATCAGCAAGTAAATACAAACCTCTCAGCTATGCTCTCTCTTACTTATAATCCTCTCTCCTTGTCTTTAATCTTTCCATACCAATAAATGAAGCATGCTATTAGTAATGTTATCAGAGCAATTCTGGAACAACTACATAAACGATGGCTCATATTTGATACATCTTTCAGAGATGGCGTTCCCTACTGTGAGAGGGACTTTCAGACTCAATTTGGGGTTAAATGTGAAGCATGTCAGAAGTTCATAACGGGAAAGGTCCTTGAGGTAAGCTACACTCTTTGTTTTCTCTAAATTCTGTGTCTTTTGTTACTGGACTGCACTTTTGATGAACCTCTGTAGAGGATGTACATCTAGTTATACAGCAGCATGCAAAAGTTTTAACAATATTAGTTTTCTATAAAAGGCTGAAAGTATAACGtacaactttttttaaaataaactgaCATTTTATGCGGGGTAAGAGTGGTATATTTGTTTTGCACAAGATCAAAGTGAGCAATGACGCTGACTCCTCGAACAACGAGGAATATTTGCCGCCGCACCTGCAAAAACATTCAGGTCATCAGAAGAAAACCTTTCCTGCATCCTTACCAGAAACGAGTTTCTGGTAAGGATGCAGGAAATGTAACTATTTAAAATCCACACATGCACCTAGTTCAAACTTTTCTCATCTTTttgtataaaaaataaatcagaagtGTGTGTTAACTCAGTCTAACTCCCAGTATAGTTGCCCTTATTCACATATTATTTCTGTTAaactctaataaaatcctgatttttataGCTGCATCAAAAATCACTGTATAAACAAATacagtataaataaatgtataatactgtaaaatacagtataaatCAATGTCTAAAAAATCACTATTCAAGAAGTTTCTTGAATAGTGACTTTTTCAGGTAACTGTACTGACTAGGAAATATATTTTAGCAAATGGTGGAGTAGGActttaaaataattcaaattcaaataaaactgTTTGGCCACAATAAGAAAAGGCCAattgaaggtaaaaaaaaccCGGCAGCATTTCATGAAAAGAACAAGTTTCTGTCTCTTAAGCACGGGCTTGGACCTATCCTGCTTTGGGcttgtgttgcagccactgATACAGGGAACATTTCACTGAAAGAAGTCATTTATTTAGATGAATTCCTCTATATTTAGATGAATTGTGCTggtaaaacacaacaaaacagccTCATCCTCCAAGCTGGAATTTTATTTTCCCAACCCGCTCCTTACAGGCTGCTCTTGTAGGCTACATTTCCCGTCTGTCTGCAGCCTTCTGCTTTTCTTGTTCTCTCCTCTAGGCCGGGGACAGACAGTATCACCCCGGTTGTGCGAGATGCAGCCGATGTGGCAAAATGTTCACAGAAGGAGAAGAAATGTACGTTCAAGGTCAGGTTTGggttttttctgtttattctgCATCATTTGTGATAAGTGTGCGTTTTTTCATCTCACATTAGTGTACGAGAAAAAGCTATTTTCCCCATAAAAGCTGCAAGagctaattatccctactcttGTAGGATCAACAGTCTGGCACCCAAAATGCAAAGACAACAGCAGAACTGAAGACAGTTGCAGGGTAAGACCTCTCTAACTTCACAGAAACTTTGAAATCAGCCACACACTATTTAAAGCATCAGAAGCAGCATTTTTATAAGCTGCTCATATTTAACAGCTGTTACAAATAGAGTAATATCAATGAGCATTTTGCCCTCTGCGATATGGATGTTTAACTTTGCAATATCAACTGTTTATACGCTGTCTTCCTCCTTAGGTCAGCAGACCAAAAACGCCCTGTCTTGATTACTTTTTCCCAACACATGAACTGAAGGTTAATATTGTGAGCGGGCCTGCTTTTTGCACTGGTGGCTGTCAAGAGTGAGCAGGCTGTGGTCTCAGAATTTGCGTTTAACCATGCTTGCTTGTCTCACACGCAAAAGGACACAATGCTTAGTTGGATCTCCAATTAAATGCTGCATGCTGATAAGTAGTATCCTGCTGGCAGTGTTGCATGGTTAGCTTTTCACTTCAGCCCTCGTATTCTACAAGCAACTCCACAATACACCAGTGTTGGAGGTGTGATGGCTACTTGTCTGCCTGACATCACTGTGCAATCGGGTGGAAGCATTCTTAATCTACTGCAATACAAAACAATGCCCATATGCTCTTGTTCTGTACTGCACATTGCATTACTGAAAGGGAACGGGTTTGAATATAATGGGAGATGTGTAGGAGGATACGTTACAAGCAGTCTGTCGACAAAGCAGAAATTGAAATGTTTCTACAAACAGGGTTTCTTATTTCTCCAGCCCAACAGATCATCATCCGAGAGCTCCTGTTCCAGGCCAGGCTCATGCACTCCAGGCAGCCCTGGTCGAACTATCTGTGTAAGTTTTTGGTGTCTCTGTCTGCTCATCATCTTGTCTGGTGTACATTTCCCATCTCATCTTTCAATTATGTACCTTTATTCAAATAGGGGAATCACGTGGACGAGTCGCTCTTGCACAGAGTTTCCTTTTGACAGGAAattaggggaaaaaaattagGGAAATAGCCGAATATTAGAATCAATAACATTATTATGGAAACAGGTTTTTTGgttttctgttatttctttttctttacccTAACCTTGACTGATCGGAACTAGTTTCATGTTGCTTGTGAGAGAAAATG of the Odontesthes bonariensis isolate fOdoBon6 chromosome 23, fOdoBon6.hap1, whole genome shotgun sequence genome contains:
- the LOC142373772 gene encoding actin-binding LIM protein 1-like isoform X9, yielding MKQKVVHSQENSQASPSAVKRGIECLRCRGSCKGEVLRVQSSYFHLKCFTCKVCGCDLAQSGFFMRNGDHLCPLDFQRLHGTICNNCGDFVEGEVITVLGKNYHPACFVCTTCKHPFPAGDCVTFRGRECLCQRCIEPVSPSSHISCTNSCTGCGREIKNGQALLALGGQWHLGCFKCKACRKVLSGEYISKDGVPYCERDFQTQFGVKCEACQKFITGKVLEAGDRQYHPGCARCSRCGKMFTEGEEMYVQGSTVWHPKCKDNSRTEDSCRVSRPKTPCLDYFFPTHELKPNRSSSESSCSRPGSCTPGSPGRTICAKVDNEIIDYRDLAAIPRVKAIYDIEHPDMISYKTVNDNSSTLDEKGNRQDRESPAESTGNISNTTEESFETKTHVPKSTSHGAFGGHNTYRPSYTPTSPRSPQHFHRPADEGFNMYRRPPIYKQQASVG
- the LOC142373772 gene encoding actin-binding LIM protein 1-like isoform X6, which produces MKQKVVHSQENSQASPSAVKRGIECLRCRGSCKGEVLRVQSSYFHLKCFTCKVCGCDLAQSGFFMRNGDHLCPLDFQRLHGTICNNCGDFVEGEVITVLGKNYHPACFVCTTCKHPFPAGDCVTFRGRECLCQRCIEPVSPSSHISCTNSCTGCGREIKNGQALLALGGQWHLGCFKCKACRKVLSGEYISKDGVPYCERDFQTQFGVKCEACQKFITGKVLEAGDRQYHPGCARCSRCGKMFTEGEEMYVQGSTVWHPKCKDNSRTEDSCRVSRPKTPCLDYFFPTHELKPNRSSSESSCSRPGSCTPGSPGRTICAKVDNEIIDYRDLAAIPRVKAIYDIEHPDMISYKTVNDNSSTLDEKGNRQDRESPAESTGNISNTTEESFETKTHVPKSTSHGAFGGHNTYRPSYTPTSPRSPQHFHRPDEGFNMYRRPPIYKQQDLNSPTSKTTSLPRYSHNFLNLPQSADFSQSNSDTFNFKVCKSD
- the LOC142373772 gene encoding actin-binding LIM protein 1-like isoform X10 yields the protein MKQKVVHSQENSQASPSAVKRGIECLRCRGSCKGEVLRVQSSYFHLKCFTCKVCGCDLAQSGFFMRNGDHLCPLDFQRLHGTICNNCGDFVEGEVITVLGKNYHPACFVCTTCKHPFPAGDCVTFRGRECLCQRCIEPVSPSSHISCTNSCTGCGREIKNGQALLALGGQWHLGCFKCKACRKVLSGEYISKDGVPYCERDFQTQFGVKCEACQKFITGKVLEAGDRQYHPGCARCSRCGKMFTEGEEMYVQGSTVWHPKCKDNSRTEDSCRVSRPKTPCLDYFFPTHELKPNRSSSESSCSRPGSCTPGSPGRTICAKVDNEIIDYRDLAAIPRVKAIYDIEHPDMISYKTVNDNSSTLDEKGNRQDRESPAESTGNISNTTEESFETKTHVPKSTSHGAFGGHNTYRPSYTPTSPRSPQHFHRPDEGFNMYRRPPIYKQQASVG
- the LOC142373772 gene encoding actin-binding LIM protein 1-like isoform X2, whose protein sequence is MKQKVVHSQENSQASPSAVKRGIECLRCRGSCKGEVLRVQSSYFHLKCFTCKVCGCDLAQSGFFMRNGDHLCPLDFQRLHGTICNNCGDFVEGEVITVLGKNYHPACFVCTTCKHPFPAGDCVTFRGRECLCQRCIEPVSPSSHISCTNSCTGCGREIKNGQALLALGGQWHLGCFKCKACRKVLSGEYISKDGVPYCERDFQTQFGVKCEACQKFITGKVLEAGDRQYHPGCARCSRCGKMFTEGEEMYVQGSTVWHPKCKDNSRTEDSCRVSRPKTPCLDYFFPTHELKPNRSSSESSCSRPGSCTPGSPGRTICAKVDNEIIDYRDLAAIPRVKAIYDIEHPDMISYKTVNDNSSTLDEKGNRQDRESPAESTGNISNTTEESFETKTHVPKSTSHGAFGGHNTYRPSYTPTSPRSPQHFHRPGSVLTSSLLSGNKNDVCPTSPLCPHFLSQAKDEGFNMYRRPPIYKQQDLNSPTSKTTSLPRYSHNFLNLPQSADFSQSNSDTFNFKVCKSD
- the LOC142373772 gene encoding actin-binding LIM protein 1-like isoform X7, giving the protein MKQKVVHSQENSQASPSAVKRGIECLRCRGSCKGEVLRVQSSYFHLKCFTCKVCGCDLAQSGFFMRNGDHLCPLDFQRLHGTICNNCGDFVEGEVITVLGKNYHPACFVCTTCKHPFPAGDCVTFRGRECLCQRCIEPVSPSSHISCTNSCTGCGREIKNGQALLALGGQWHLGCFKCKACRKVLSGEYISKDGVPYCERDFQTQFGVKCEACQKFITGKVLEAGDRQYHPGCARCSRCGKMFTEGEEMYVQGSTVWHPKCKDNSRTEDSCRVSRPKTPCLDYFFPTHELKPNRSSSESSCSRPGSCTPGSPGRTICAKVDNEIIDYRDLAAIPRVKAIYDIEHPDMISYKTVNDNSSTLDEKGNRQDRESPAESTGNISNTTEESFETKTHVPKSTSHGAFGGHNTYRPSYTPTSPRSPQHFHRPGSVLTSSLLSGNKNDVCPTSPLCPHFLSQAKADEGFNMYRRPPIYKQQASVG
- the LOC142373772 gene encoding actin-binding LIM protein 1-like isoform X8 — its product is MKQKVVHSQENSQASPSAVKRGIECLRCRGSCKGEVLRVQSSYFHLKCFTCKVCGCDLAQSGFFMRNGDHLCPLDFQRLHGTICNNCGDFVEGEVITVLGKNYHPACFVCTTCKHPFPAGDCVTFRGRECLCQRCIEPVSPSSHISCTNSCTGCGREIKNGQALLALGGQWHLGCFKCKACRKVLSGEYISKDGVPYCERDFQTQFGVKCEACQKFITGKVLEAGDRQYHPGCARCSRCGKMFTEGEEMYVQGSTVWHPKCKDNSRTEDSCRVSRPKTPCLDYFFPTHELKPNRSSSESSCSRPGSCTPGSPGRTICAKVDNEIIDYRDLAAIPRVKAIYDIEHPDMISYKTVNDNSSTLDEKGNRQDRESPAESTGNISNTTEESFETKTHVPKSTSHGAFGGHNTYRPSYTPTSPRSPQHFHRPGSVLTSSLLSGNKNDVCPTSPLCPHFLSQAKDEGFNMYRRPPIYKQQASVG
- the LOC142373772 gene encoding actin-binding LIM protein 1-like isoform X1; amino-acid sequence: MKQKVVHSQENSQASPSAVKRGIECLRCRGSCKGEVLRVQSSYFHLKCFTCKVCGCDLAQSGFFMRNGDHLCPLDFQRLHGTICNNCGDFVEGEVITVLGKNYHPACFVCTTCKHPFPAGDCVTFRGRECLCQRCIEPVSPSSHISCTNSCTGCGREIKNGQALLALGGQWHLGCFKCKACRKVLSGEYISKDGVPYCERDFQTQFGVKCEACQKFITGKVLEAGDRQYHPGCARCSRCGKMFTEGEEMYVQGSTVWHPKCKDNSRTEDSCRVSRPKTPCLDYFFPTHELKPNRSSSESSCSRPGSCTPGSPGRTICAKVDNEIIDYRDLAAIPRVKAIYDIEHPDMISYKTVNDNSSTLDEKGNRQDRESPAESTGNISNTTEESFETKTHVPKSTSHGAFGGHNTYRPSYTPTSPRSPQHFHRPGSVLTSSLLSGNKNDVCPTSPLCPHFLSQAKADEGFNMYRRPPIYKQQDLNSPTSKTTSLPRYSHNFLNLPQSADFSQSNSDTFNFKVCKSD
- the LOC142373772 gene encoding actin-binding LIM protein 1-like isoform X5: MKQKVVHSQENSQASPSAVKRGIECLRCRGSCKGEVLRVQSSYFHLKCFTCKVCGCDLAQSGFFMRNGDHLCPLDFQRLHGTICNNCGDFVEGEVITVLGKNYHPACFVCTTCKHPFPAGDCVTFRGRECLCQRCIEPVSPSSHISCTNSCTGCGREIKNGQALLALGGQWHLGCFKCKACRKVLSGEYISKDGVPYCERDFQTQFGVKCEACQKFITGKVLEAGDRQYHPGCARCSRCGKMFTEGEEMYVQGSTVWHPKCKDNSRTEDSCRVSRPKTPCLDYFFPTHELKPNRSSSESSCSRPGSCTPGSPGRTICAKVDNEIIDYRDLAAIPRVKAIYDIEHPDMISYKTVNDNSSTLDEKGNRQDRESPAESTGNISNTTEESFETKTHVPKSTSHGAFGGHNTYRPSYTPTSPRSPQHFHRPADEGFNMYRRPPIYKQQDLNSPTSKTTSLPRYSHNFLNLPQSADFSQSNSDTFNFKVCKSD
- the LOC142373772 gene encoding actin-binding LIM protein 1-like isoform X3 is translated as MKQKVVHSQENSQASPSAVKRGIECLRCRGSCKGEVLRVQSSYFHLKCFTCKVCGCDLAQSGFFMRNGDHLCPLDFQRLHGTICNNCGDFVEGEVITVLGKNYHPACFVCTTCKHPFPAGDCVTFRGRECLCQRCIEPVSPSSHISCTNSCTGCGREIKNGQALLALGGQWHLGCFKCKACRKVLSGEYISKDGVPYCERDFQTQFGVKCEACQKFITGKVLEAGDRQYHPGCARCSRCGKMFTEGEEMYVQGSTVWHPKCKDNSRTEDSCRPNRSSSESSCSRPGSCTPGSPGRTICAKVDNEIIDYRDLAAIPRVKAIYDIEHPDMISYKTVNDNSSTLDEKGNRQDRESPAESTGNISNTTEESFETKTHVPKSTSHGAFGGHNTYRPSYTPTSPRSPQHFHRPGSVLTSSLLSGNKNDVCPTSPLCPHFLSQAKADEGFNMYRRPPIYKQQDLNSPTSKTTSLPRYSHNFLNLPQSADFSQSNSDTFNFKVCKSD